In one Salvelinus fontinalis isolate EN_2023a chromosome 16, ASM2944872v1, whole genome shotgun sequence genomic region, the following are encoded:
- the LOC129813232 gene encoding ALK and LTK ligand 2b-like: MTALRIPVLLALLVLLLTAGFCKQSFLDVSKGARTDGHNLMELIMDKVRLAQNQDQVHVRYPAKKQEFTLETKERNEVNKSHHGEHIIEVFPRDLRQKEKFLKHLTGPLFFNPRCRKHFYRLYHNTRDCTIPAYYKRCARLLTRLAGSQRCTER, encoded by the exons ATGACCGCGCTGCGTATCCCCGTCCTACTGGCGCTGCTGGTCCTACTGCTGACTGCTGGCTTCTGCAAACAGAGCTTCCTGGACGTGAGCAAAGGGGCGCGCACGGACGGACACAATCTCATGGAGCTCATCATGGACAAGGTGCGTCTGGCTCAGAACCAGGACCAGGTACACGTGCGCTACCCCGCCAAAAAACAAGAGTTTACCCTGGAGACCAAGGAGAGGAATGAAGTGAACAAGTCTCACCATGGAGAACACATCATAG AGGTGTTCCCCAGAGACCTGAGACAGAAAGAAAAGTTCCTCAAACACCTAACAG GTCCTCTATTCTTTAACCCAAGGTGTAGGAAACACTTCTATAGACTGTACCACAACACCAGAGACTGTACCATCCCTGCCT ACTATAAGAGGTGTGCCCGTCTTCTCACCAGACTGGCAGGCAGTCAGCGGTGTACAGAGAGGTAG